The following proteins come from a genomic window of Acetivibrio cellulolyticus CD2:
- a CDS encoding RnfABCDGE type electron transport complex subunit G, giving the protein MRDIIKPTIVLFLICTIVTMALAITNYATKDAIKEQVRLQEESARKEVFSAAESFEEVKDLESVTGTNEDERLVKKAYNSLKNGEVIGRVYSVESIGYGGVVSVAVGIDNSGKTTGVEIVSHSETPGLGSKAGDEAFISQLAGITPKEPLTVVKAGSSKDEEIDAVSGATITSKAVIKAVQAAIEVDGELKKREGDS; this is encoded by the coding sequence TTGCGTGATATAATTAAGCCTACAATTGTTTTGTTTTTGATTTGTACTATAGTAACAATGGCACTTGCAATTACAAACTATGCTACAAAGGATGCAATCAAAGAGCAGGTGAGATTGCAGGAGGAAAGTGCCAGGAAAGAGGTATTTTCCGCAGCAGAAAGTTTTGAAGAAGTAAAGGACTTGGAGTCTGTTACGGGAACAAATGAGGACGAAAGACTTGTTAAAAAGGCATATAACAGCCTAAAAAACGGTGAAGTAATCGGTAGAGTTTATTCAGTTGAAAGTATCGGTTATGGAGGTGTTGTTTCTGTAGCTGTTGGTATAGATAATAGCGGTAAGACTACAGGTGTTGAGATTGTAAGCCATAGTGAAACGCCGGGGCTTGGATCTAAAGCTGGGGACGAGGCGTTTATTTCGCAGCTTGCAGGTATAACACCTAAAGAGCCTTTGACAGTTGTTAAAGCAGGTAGTTCAAAAGATGAGGAGATTGATGCAGTAAGTGGGGCTACAATAACCTCGAAAGCAGTTATAAAAGCAGTACAGGCTGCAATAGAGGTTGATGGTGAGCTCAAAAAAAGAGAGGGGGACTCTTGA
- a CDS encoding RnfABCDGE type electron transport complex subunit D translates to MDNRLVVSSSPHIRGNSSTQRIMIDVVIALLPATFAGIYFFGIRAALVIVVSILSCVISEYVTRKVLKRESTISDFSAVVTGLLLALNLPSTLPLWMVAVGGVVAIVIVKQLFGGLGQNFMNPALVARVFLLNAYVKQMTGFVKSGPDAISSATPLFEIKEFVKGNEVNLVGYWDLFIGNKAGCIGEISVAALLIGAVYLLFRRVIGLEIPVTYIGSVAILTWIFRGQTLFTGDWLYHILSGGLMIGAFFMATDYTTSPVTFKGRIIMGIGCGILTAVIRLYTGYPEGVSFAILLMNICVPLIDRYTVPKSFGGEKAVA, encoded by the coding sequence TTGGATAATAGACTTGTTGTGTCATCATCTCCTCATATTAGAGGTAATTCGAGTACACAGAGAATAATGATAGATGTTGTAATAGCGCTTCTTCCTGCAACATTTGCGGGTATATATTTTTTTGGAATACGTGCTGCTCTTGTAATTGTGGTTTCGATTCTATCATGTGTAATATCAGAGTATGTGACAAGGAAGGTTTTGAAAAGGGAGTCGACCATATCTGATTTCAGCGCTGTGGTAACAGGGCTGTTGCTTGCTTTAAATCTTCCTTCTACATTACCTCTATGGATGGTAGCAGTTGGAGGAGTTGTTGCAATAGTAATAGTAAAACAGCTATTTGGTGGTCTCGGTCAAAACTTTATGAATCCTGCACTGGTTGCTAGGGTATTTTTACTAAATGCCTATGTAAAACAGATGACTGGGTTTGTAAAATCTGGTCCTGATGCAATCTCAAGCGCTACACCGCTTTTTGAGATTAAAGAATTTGTTAAGGGAAATGAAGTAAATCTGGTAGGATATTGGGATCTGTTTATTGGAAATAAAGCGGGATGTATAGGCGAAATCTCTGTAGCAGCTCTGCTTATAGGAGCCGTATATCTATTATTTAGAAGAGTTATAGGCTTGGAAATACCCGTAACTTATATTGGAAGCGTTGCAATTTTAACCTGGATTTTTAGAGGTCAGACGTTATTTACTGGTGATTGGCTTTACCACATATTATCAGGGGGGTTGATGATTGGAGCATTTTTTATGGCAACTGACTATACTACATCTCCGGTTACCTTCAAAGGTCGAATAATTATGGGAATAGGCTGTGGAATCCTGACAGCAGTCATACGTCTTTACACGGGTTACCCCGAAGGAGTGTCCTTTGCAATATTGCTTATGAATATATGCGTTCCGCTTATTGACAGATATACGGTGCCAAAAAGTTTTGGAGGTGAAAAAGCTGTTGCGTGA
- the rsxC gene encoding electron transport complex subunit RsxC, translated as MLLKRMFKGGTTVPHFKRTENCETVKMTVPQKVIIPMLQHIGTPCDPHVKKGDEVKVGQVIGNSDKFVSAPVHSSVSGIVTDVSPMLYAGGVYVTSVEIKTDGMQKVDASIKPPKYTNCEEFIGAIRKSGLVGLGGAGFPAHIKLSPPQGKKIDTLIVNAAECEPFITSDYREIIENSWNVMDGIDIVIEALKIKNVLIGIEDNKPEAIKEMTHLASKSDKINVVELKSRYPQGAEKMLIYATTGRKVPSGKLPADVGVIVMNVNSISFVSEYIKTGMPLIKKRVTVDGSAVKNPSNVEVLIGTSLSDVFEFTGGFKVPPAKVLMGGPMMGIAQFSLETSVLKHTNALLAFDEKEAVLPKSTACIRCGRCAGACPMNLLPLYLNNNSLKENIEELKKYHVSDCIECGSCSYSCPAKIQLVQSIRLGKAQLRQAAAKGES; from the coding sequence ATGTTGTTAAAAAGGATGTTTAAAGGTGGGACGACAGTTCCTCATTTCAAAAGAACTGAAAATTGTGAAACAGTTAAAATGACAGTACCTCAAAAGGTTATTATACCGATGCTTCAGCATATAGGCACGCCCTGCGATCCGCATGTTAAAAAAGGTGACGAAGTTAAGGTGGGGCAGGTGATTGGAAACTCGGACAAATTTGTTTCTGCGCCTGTGCATTCAAGTGTTTCAGGTATTGTAACCGACGTTTCACCAATGCTTTATGCGGGAGGTGTTTATGTTACATCAGTTGAAATTAAAACTGATGGCATGCAGAAGGTTGATGCGAGTATTAAGCCTCCGAAATACACAAACTGTGAGGAATTTATTGGTGCTATAAGAAAATCCGGTCTGGTTGGTTTGGGTGGAGCCGGGTTCCCAGCACATATCAAGCTTTCACCCCCTCAAGGTAAAAAAATTGATACACTAATTGTTAATGCCGCGGAATGTGAGCCATTCATTACTTCAGACTACAGGGAGATAATTGAAAACTCCTGGAATGTCATGGACGGAATAGATATTGTAATAGAGGCGTTGAAAATAAAGAATGTCCTTATTGGAATTGAGGACAATAAGCCGGAAGCAATAAAAGAAATGACACACCTGGCATCTAAGAGCGACAAAATCAATGTAGTAGAGCTAAAATCTCGCTACCCGCAAGGCGCGGAGAAAATGCTTATATATGCTACTACAGGAAGGAAAGTTCCTTCTGGGAAGCTTCCAGCCGATGTTGGTGTTATAGTTATGAACGTTAACAGCATTTCATTTGTATCAGAGTATATAAAGACGGGAATGCCACTTATAAAAAAGAGAGTTACTGTTGACGGATCTGCCGTAAAAAATCCATCTAATGTTGAGGTTCTTATAGGTACTTCACTGTCGGATGTATTTGAATTCACCGGAGGTTTTAAAGTACCTCCTGCAAAGGTACTCATGGGTGGACCTATGATGGGGATAGCCCAATTTTCACTGGAAACCTCTGTTCTTAAGCATACGAATGCACTTCTTGCATTTGATGAAAAGGAGGCTGTTCTTCCGAAATCCACTGCTTGTATAAGGTGTGGCAGATGTGCTGGGGCGTGTCCAATGAACTTGCTGCCACTTTATTTGAACAACAATTCATTAAAGGAAAATATTGAAGAACTTAAGAAATATCATGTTAGTGATTGCATAGAATGTGGCAGTTGCTCTTATTCCTGCCCGGCAAAGATTCAGTTAGTACAGTCAATAAGGCTTGGAAAAGCACAATTAAGACAGGCAGCTGCGAAAGGGGAAAGTTAA